The nucleotide sequence CTGTCGAACGCAAGAGGACAAGGAAAGGACGCGAAGTTGAAGTCGAGGTCGGTGACGGAGGTCCAGAGGCGAGATTCGATCTTCGCGAGAGGACAGTGGTCCGCACGGCGTATTTGGCGGGAAGGAAGGAGAGGATGCGGGTGAGGATGTCGTCCGGCAAGCTGCGGAAGGGTCCGTCGAAGCCTGACCATGCTGTCGTCAGGATTTGGCGTCGATGGGGTTGACCGTTGACGGAGACATCAGAGATGTGCAGGGAGAGGCAGAGGAAACGATTTGATACCTAATGTGATCACCAATTCTACGTGACAGTTATCGTAAGTTGTATTACCTGACTTTTGGCGATATGATATACCAAAAATACATGCAAGGCGATGGTTCCACAGTAATTTCAAAAAGATATGAGCTGTGTGTTCTCCAACAATACACATCATAAACGAATAGTCAGATGAATATTCATTGGCATGCTATCTATGAAGCGCAGTAATTATTACATAGAAAATACAAGTGCGTGAAATGTTCTAACCTTAATTTCCTACAAGTATGAAATGAAATAAAATTTCTCAAAACAGAAGATTGACCTTTCTTCAAGCACTTTAGATATCCGGATCTTAAGAAACCTACAAATCCCATCTGTACTCCTCTATACCTTTTTACCCGAGGGTAAAAGTCAAAGTTAATGCAGATTATAATTCATGTACTCGAACCAACCATTTCCTTCTACTCGAGTCGCCTTCATGTACCCCCTGTCTCGGTAGCCACTGAAGCTCACAATTATGTTGTCAGTGATCAGCCAGGAAAAATGGTAATTGTTCTTCGACATTAATGTCCCAATATACACACGGATACTCGACCAAGATTGCCAGTAGCATCCAGGATAACAGTACTCGGACATATTTAAGATATATAATCAGGCGTGTGTACAAACATGATCATGAACTATTACATTATCTACCTGCTGTCCTTTCACAAAAATATCACGAGTTAGAAgaataaatgaaagaaaagaaggatCCGGTTAACATTATCATCTCCcgcttcctttttattttatggTTCAGAGAGTGGGAAGCTCTATATTAGGAACAAATGAACCATACATCCttcaaaaagttcaaaaaaatgaGACAGTTGCTACTTTTGATGAATGCCTTTGCCGACTCCAATAGGATAGGTAAGGTGGAATGCCAAACTCTTTCATTCCTCCTAAAGTCCAGGAATGGACTCGAGGTTGTATTTTGCTGGTGCCGTGTCTTCACCGTCCTTGCTCTCTTGTGGCTCCGGGTTCTTAATGGGTCCCAGAGTCTGTAAATAAGAGTAGGACGTGTTTGCATTGGGGGACGGGCTCGGATTGCTTATTCTGCTTGCAAGAAACCTCCGGATGAGTCCCCTCAGAAATGGAGCCATAGTGTCTGGTTCATTTTCCAGGTAGAACATGATACCCCCCATGCACAAACAAAAAAGAGCAACCTGCCATTCCAGTTATATTGTGCTGCATGAGTAACAATTTGTTCATTCTTAAGAAACGTACTAGAATTACAACTATCAGTGAAGTTCGGACTTAAAATACCTCTGCATTCTTAATATGAGGAAGGAAATGACGGTTTACTGAAATGTACCATAAAGAATCCACAGCTCTTGGAAGCACATAAAGGGCCAATTCCGCTCTTCTAGCTTTCTTTTCTATAAGAACAGAAAGAGCAGCTATTGCACCAGAAATCCAGTAAACAAGTTTGTGATCTTTACTCGCAACTTTTCGGTGTAAACAAACAACAGCCTTGTATCATCCAAGACAATGATTACGTACTAAATCAATAATCaggaaaaaaaaactcaattaaGAATAACTACCTGGAAGAGTCCTACAAAAGCAGACAAGAATGATGTTGAGCGCACAGCACCCAGAACAGCACGCCAAGATGTCCAAGCAGGAGACTCCAAGAACTATTGTTTTATTCAATAGAGAGATTTGCATGCCAAATAAATGTAAAAGATCAATCTAATTGGCTATAATATGAAAGAGACTTTGGTACTGATATTCATGCATATAATTTATTGAGTTAAATCACAAATTATAGATTAGACACCATAAGCTAATAAAGCATATGATCACAAGGAAGCTACTGTAGGTGTCCTCTGCATACAAAAAAATTCTCCTCATTCCCAAATAATTAAAGAGAACTCTAGCTGAGAACACTGAGAAATTGATAATCCTCTCCAGAATGAAATAAAAGTTCATGGTCAAGACAAGACTACTCAGAAGATTTACACAATGCAGCCACTTATTATTCCACTTTAATGGTGTCAGAATCTACATTATCAATCATAGGCTAGGATCAAGCAAGCAAGAATATCCTCTCATTAAATAAAATTGGTATGGTTAGGAGTTGTCTGATGAGAGCATATCAGAAATGTGATAAACATTGAAGCCAAAATGAAATGAGAAGCCATCATTAAAAACACAAAATCTTGCTTAGATGCAAATCTAGCTACGTACTTCACAATGAACTCAATACAGGAAAGAAGAATTTCTAGGGGACTTACATCTGCCCAAACTGTCTCTGATAATGTGTCGAACTAACCATTTTACTTTCCAAGTGCATTCTAGCATGATTATAGTGATTAACTAGAAGCTTCAACGCTAGATTTTGAAAGATCATACACCTTTGAGCAGCCATAATTCTTCTGATGCAATGACTATATTGtccaaattttcaataaactcaGAGCTTATAACTTATGGTGAGAATATATAACCAAGTTCCAGTGTCCATAACAGTGTCAAACATAATGCGACACAACGGATACTGTATGTTCAAAATAAAGGATGTTTATTGGAATCTGATAatgaaatttaaaagaaaaaatccACATATCAAATGCACAAAAAGTATAACTAATTACAAGGGTTTGAAAtgatcaagaaaattaaaaaggatCAATCTATTATCCTCCATCTAAAAGTTTGAAAGGACAAGACTCAAAATTAGCTTTCCCCAATAAAGCATGTGTGCTTGCTTTCTCCAAAGCATGGCCTATATACCTAGACATCGATATATAAACATCAGTTCCATCTACTACCTCAAGGATAAACATTGACTCAAGTATATGTTATACTAAACCACAAGATATCCACAACATGGTTTTAGTCAGTCTCTCAAGATGCATTATTGCTGAAGATTCCCAAGACTATAATCCATTAAAGTCTCATACTTCTTAGTTTAATTACAAGCCAGAAGGGCTGAGGTTATTGTATCTAGATAAAAGGTCAACAATAACAGGCTTCTTAAAAATCTTATACAGAAAAAGCAGATGACCCATATATGTGAACTTTCAGATAATACTAGATAAATGCAATATGTGTCAGGTTTATCAAGCATACAAATACTTTCTCACGTATACATTTTGAAACCACCATACACAAGATTCAAGCAAGGACACTAGATGCCTTATCTGGAATGGAAACTGAAATAAATAGTTTTCAGCATCACTAACATGGTTTAATTTGCAACAGCCACTACTACTGAGTGTGTCTAGGATAATTTCCCACAAATACGTGCAGTATATAGTGATTGAAACCATTTAAGTGCAGTACCTTTTGTAGCCGAAGAACAACAAATGGTACAAACGTCAGTGAGAAATAAAGAGGGAATGTTTTCCTAAATGTTTCTGATGCAGCAGTGCCGTTGTGAACTAGGCAAGACTCTGTGTCGGGATGTATTACTGAACAGGGAACAATGGAAGGATCTGCCATCAAGTTCATAGAGCTGAACTCCTTTTTGTTTGATAAGTATGCTGATAGAGAAACAAGATCCATAGGGCCACCTCTACAACATTCCCTAACTGCCTTGTACACAGGCTCTGCTACTGGTCCAGTTTTCTGTATAAAATCTTGGTATGATTTGGGCAAGCTCTCAGGTCTCATTACAAAGGCATACATAACCTGAAAACAAGTAAATCCATTcagtatatgattatttaattaaattatatttcaCAAATGAGAAAACATTAACCAAAATCATTGGATGATACTCCTTGTAGGAATAGGAAAGCAGATATGAATGGGAAgcataaaataaaaagtaaaaaattaaattgTAGCCAAAGCAGCAAGTTTACTCGACCATCTAATTCACAAAGATCTGCTAGTGTTACCACTACATGGGATGCTTAGTTCATTAAATGTTAGTTACATCAAAGAATTGCACGAAATGTAAATAAAGCAGCAACTTGAACATTT is from Musa acuminata AAA Group cultivar baxijiao chromosome BXJ3-8, Cavendish_Baxijiao_AAA, whole genome shotgun sequence and encodes:
- the LOC135583705 gene encoding uncharacterized protein LOC135583705 isoform X1: MSLPPSAPSAAAAGPDRLPSPHPGGSVSSEAAERRLREAEERLREAIEELQRHHHASRDDSFGDGKPCCDHADESCIAHAIGNLCQSFLLSYGVRVGIGILLRAFKLARRQSYSSILDLKQLVSEKDLIVREEACRVGLLFGGFTGSYHALRCFLRKFRKKETRFNAILAGSVAGLSILALDDPSRRRTLALYLLARLAQCAYNSAKSKNKFHLWGSHWRHGDSLLFSLACAQVMYAFVMRPESLPKSYQDFIQKTGPVAEPVYKAVRECCRGGPMDLVSLSAYLSNKKEFSSMNLMADPSIVPCSVIHPDTESCLVHNGTAASETFRKTFPLYFSLTFVPFVVLRLQKFLESPAWTSWRAVLGAVRSTSFLSAFVGLFQAVVCLHRKVASKDHKLVYWISGAIAALSVLIEKKARRAELALYVLPRAVDSLWYISVNRHFLPHIKNAEVALFCLCMGGIMFYLENEPDTMAPFLRGLIRRFLASRISNPSPSPNANTSYSYLQTLGPIKNPEPQESKDGEDTAPAKYNLESIPGL
- the LOC135583705 gene encoding uncharacterized protein LOC135583705 isoform X2; amino-acid sequence: MSLPPSAPSAAAAGPDRLPSPHPGGSVSSEAAERRLREAEERLREAIEELQRHHHASRDDSFGDGKPCCDHADESCIAHAIGNLCQSFLLSYGVRVGIGILLRAFKLARRQSYSSILDLKQLVSEKDLIVREEACRVGLLFGGFTGSYHALRCFLRKFRKKETRFNAILAGSVAGLSILALDDPSRRRTLALYLLARLAQCAYNSAKSKNKFHLWGSHWRHGDSLLFSLACAQVMYAFVMRPESLPKSYQDFIQKTGPVAEPVYKAVRECCRGGPMDLVSLSAYLSNKKEFSSMNLMADPSIVPCSVIHPDTESCLVHNGTAASETFRKTFPLYFSLTFVPFVVLRLQKFLESPAWTSWRAVLGAVRSTSFLSAFVGLFQAVVCLHRKVASKDHKLVYWISGAIAALSVLIEKKARRAELALYVLPRAVDSLWYISVNRHFLPHIKNAEHNITGMAGCSFLFVHGGYHVLPGK